The genomic segment CCGTTCTCCATCGACAGGAAGCCGATCACCTGCGGAATCGCCTTGGCGCGCGTGATCATCGCCATGAACGACAGCAGCACGCAGGCGAGCGCGATGCCGAGCGCGCCGCGCGCGACCGAGGTCGCGAGCTGGCTGATCGGCGATGCGACGTTGAACGCGACGATCACGAGCACGATGCCGATCAGTTGCGTGGTCGGGATGTTGATCAGCGGCTCGACGTCGGCGCACACGTCGAGCCGGCGCACCAGCCGATACAGGAGCCACGGGATCACGCCGACCTTCAGCACCAGCGTCAACCCGGCGGACACGAACAGGTTCGCATCGCCCGTCAGGACGCCGAGAATCAGGTTGGCCGACACGAGCGCGACGCCCTGCAGCGTATAGAGATGGATCAGCGACAGCGTGCGTCGCTGGCTCAGCATCGCGAACGACAGGATCAG from the Burkholderia pyrrocinia genome contains:
- a CDS encoding formate hydrogenlyase; this translates as MHGYATQLINFLAALLLILSFAMLSQRRTLSLIHLYTLQGVALVSANLILGVLTGDANLFVSAGLTLVLKVGVIPWLLYRLVRRLDVCADVEPLINIPTTQLIGIVLVIVAFNVASPISQLATSVARGALGIALACVLLSFMAMITRAKAIPQVIGFLSMENGLFFAATAATNGMPMIVELGIGLDVLVGILILGVFMFQIREQFDSLDIHHLETLKDE